ACGATGAATTGTGCAGCCAGATATCGTTATTAAAGACTTCACTTTTAAACAAACAACTGAGATCACCGTCGAGTCATAGTCGCAAGGCGACGAAATACTCGGTTCTCCGCTAGCGTAGGCGCAACTTTGCGAATTTGATCGAGTGCATCAGCTAAATCATACGGGACTATAGACCCTTCGGCTGTCCCGATCGTCAAATCAAGGAGGCGCAAGAAGGCAGCTGCCTTTTCAGGATTATTTATGGTCGAGAGCTTCGTATTCTTGTCTTCTTCTCCATGCAATCCGTAATCATGCATAGACCAGCATTCGAAGGGTACAAGGAAACGTTCTATAGCGTCTACCGCTTCTGCGAATGCATCTTGCGCGGTCGCAGGAAGATCTGCCAGTGCCTGGCTAACACCCGGTGTTGCTAGTGAATGCTCCTGCGGCCAGACATCGCGAAGGAATCGTGCGGCCACATCTCGAAAGAGTTGCTCAGGTGACGGAGGGGCTTGCTCTCCCTCATGTGGCGTAGAGATAGCGTGGACGAAACGTTGCACTGCATCCGCTCCATATGCGCGAACTTCATCATCGAGTGACCGTATCATCTGTTGTATGCGGACGTTAGGAACTGCAGGATCGCGTTTCTCATGAAATGCATGAAGACATTCAATGACGAGGCTGAAAACTAGAGAACGCCTAGTTTCTCTGCCGAGTCTTCGATCTGTGGTGCGCTCTGCCATAGGTTCGCCGATGAGTTTTAACTCTTCGAAAAATCTTGTTCGATGAGCAACTGCGCGCCACAGAACACGAGCATCAGAGTTATCTTTCAATAATGGAGTAACCAAGTTGGATATCGTCCATTCGGAATCCGCTTTCAAAAAATAATTGAGCCCCTCAATTAGCCGATACTTTACAATTAATCCTGCAGGGCCAATCGAGGCTTCAACTGCATCCCGCATCTGTCTCTGGACAGTGTTGTCCAAAAACGGGGCATCACCGGGCTTAACGGTCCGGCATGCAGCAAGGAAAACACCGACCAGTTTCCCTGCTGAGGTGTTCAGTGTATCGAGGTCCATTGGCTCACGGTCATTTGAAGATTGCACAACTGTGTTGAGATTGATTTCTTCTTCAAGAGGTTGCTTTGCGTTGGTGGCCTCAACAGCAACTGGCCAAACCTTGAACCAGCCAGTAGGACCCGTAGGCAGAACGACGACCTGCTTTTCCCACGTGGAGAGCCAGTGCGATATGCCATCGATGGCTTGACGGACGGTCGTTTCCGGCAACTTGGCGAGTAGCGACAGAACTTGAGAGCTCTCCGCCTGCAAATCGCGCTGTGCTCCATCTTTGTCTTGTCCCACCTCCGGTGAATGCACCCAACCGAACCACTCCCAGACTCTTGCGAAGGCAGATCCACCGTCGGGCATGGATTCAAAATCGGCGATGACTTGGACTGGATTACCGGGCTTCTTAATCCAGTCCTTTGCACCTTCGGCAGAATCGCTCTCCCATCTACCACGTGTCGTCGAGAGGGCGGCTTCCAGAGCTTTCAATCGCTCTTCGCCTGTAAATAAGTCATATCGACTGTCTGGGTTTGGTGGCACCCAGCGGGCCTTGGGAGACTCCAAAAAACCCTCGTCAAGCCGGGCCATCTTAACCAAGTCTGAGAACTCATTGATCCTCGCATCCAGCCAAGCCTTATCACGCTTTGGCAAAGAGTTACCAGCAACCTCGATGCGTCGTAGCTCCCGAACTGCCCAGTATAACCGTGCGCTTTCGATGCGATCAGTTTCAACGTTTCTTGGCCACTGATTGCGAGGAGGGCATTTTCTGATTCGGGCCGTGAGTATAGCTTGTATATGTGGTTCAAGTTCGCCGAAGCGCTTTGCTCGTAGTTCAGCGATCTCTGGATAATAGTGAAGGTTCCAGAAGCATTCATTATTTAATGAGATCAACAAGGTACCTACTTCGTTAGCGGGTGTAACCCGAGAGTCACGCGATAGTGCCGCCCAAAGCCGCAGGTGGATTGGCGAGTTTGTCAGCTTCCATCTGTGGACAAACTCAACCGCGCTGGGATTATCGATATCGACGAGTCGTGAAACAACAGAGTGCAGGAGCTTCACCGATGGGGCAATCCCTCGATGATACTCGTCTGGCTCATTCTCCTCATCAGAACGCTCGGCCGGCGGTACGTAGTAGACGCGATGGAGCTGTCCAAGATGCCATAGGCGGCGCTCCCCGTCCCAACCGATACGCCGAGCAATATCTAGTCCTTTGGCAACAGCAGCATCTAGGGCAATGGCTAAGGACACGAGGAAGGAACGTTCGGCCAATACTTCTAAGTCCAGTACGCCGGGATTGACTATTTCCCCGCTTGTCAGCTCTGTCGAGAAAATGTCCTCGACCTTTTTCGGCTGTTTTGGTGGTTTCTGGTAATGTAGATGCAAAGGTGAAAACGGCTCTACCTTGAGTCGTGGCGCAACTAGGTCAACGATTGCCGTGACGAGTGGTCCCGATCTATCCCCCGCGCGTAGTCGATGCTGGAAATCATATACGTTGGTTGCCCCGTAGTCTTCAGCTGTCTGATTATCCCAGCTTTCTTCGATCAGGTGCCATGCGGATCGCCACGGCTCACGGATGTTTCGCCCGGATGGACTGCCTATCAGTTCGAGCAGCGCTAAACGCTTAATTGTGTCATGCGGCTTAAGCTGTAGTGCCCAAATAACAGTCTTATCCTCTTCAAGCCGACCGTTTAAAAACGCGACCGTGGCACGAAAAGCCGCTATCTCTTGTTTATTGAGATTTGCCCATCGTGGCCTCATCAGTGGTACTCCTGATCGTTCTCTGTAGAAATCGCTACGATAGCGTCAATCCAACTTAAATCTGCCTTCTGTTTGGATATTAGAGCAGATAGCCGGACACGCTCGTTCGAGTCGCTACGGCGAATCAGATGATCGAAGAGATCGCGGTCAGTATCACTTGCGGCACCTCGGCTTGTGCCAGCAATGCGCTTCACAGCAGCATCAACTAGGCTCCTTTTGCCGTTGATGGCTGACATGGCTGCCCAGCGCTCCAAAGTATCGAGAAGCACCGAATGGCCATTTGCTGGGTCGTAAGTAATGGGTGTAATTCCTCGACCCTTCCAGTCTTCATATTCAATAGGATCACTGGTTCCCACGAAGGTGAAGCGTTCTTTGAGATCGTCGAAACGCACGCCATCTGCGGCGACGGCGTTGAAGAGGTATCTCATTGGTGGGTCGTTTGCACTGTATCCAACGAGGACGAGATTGAATAACCGAGCCGCATCGTAGATGAAGTCTGGCACGATACGTCTTCGCAGATAGAACTCTCCAAAATCTTGGTCGGTAACGATTAAGTCCGAGGTTCTGGCCGGATCACGATCCAACGCACCATGGATGTGAAGAACGCCATTGAAGTCTTCACTACGTGCTGGCCTTGGGATTCCTCCAAGAGCGTATGTCTGAATCGCCAGAGGCTTCTTTGCCACATTCTCAAGGAGTAGCTCAAAGTTGGTTGTTACAATTGTTACTGCTCCCCCACGATCGGCAAGACGCATCAAAGCTCGGTGAATTGGGGCAGGCTTAACGGCAGGTGTACGAAGTTCACTTGCTACTGTCTGCCTGACGCGACTCTTGCCATTTGTTTGTCCGTCTATTCGACGTTCTAGCATCCCCAGGACGACATCATAATCTCCATTGGCGAACCTCTTAACCTCTGAGGCTTGTTGATTAGTCAAGCAGGATGTGTCCACACTATCGTGATTGCAGGTTCCACTTGGGATACCAGAAAGGACTGCATATACGGCTGCATCAAGCTGCTCGTATACTTTGAGCACGAGACCACGAAAATTAGGCAAACCTGCGGGCTGGGAGATGCCGGCACCAGCGATAAAGAGAACTTCACCACGTGCATGCGCAAGAAGGAGGCGCTCTGGTATAGCTGCCAAGCCAGAGCCCAGTGAGATAACTCGGTCGATACTAGCTCTCTTAACTGACTGCCCCATCTGTCCTCTCATAATTCTCATTCGATTTGAGAATGCTATCTACTTCCTCTGTTAGAATCGCGGTGTCTCAGATTACGAAACCAGCTAAAGGCCTTGCATTTTCCTAACTTAGCAATAAAAACATAAACTAGTATTAGTATGCTCAAAGTTATCAGAGCGTTAATGGAATCGCTGAACCAATTGAAAGTTTCAAGAACCAAAGCGGTGATGAAAAGTATGGCTATTAATAAGATGAACTGTCTTACTATCCCTTTCCTTTTTGCAATATCCTCATGTTCTAATGGTTTGATTTGACTAATACTAGTCGTCGTCGGATCCGGCTTTCCATTAATCAGTGATATCAACTTGATTCCATAGATTAAACCAGTAGCGAAGAACCCTAGAAATAACATGAAAATGCTTATGTACAGACACCACTTGCCAAAGTCATAGTTCTCCTGCTGGGTGAAACCAAAATGGTAACCTATCATCTGAGAAGCAACTCCCATCATAGCAAAGAGTCCAGAAAAAACTGCTAAAACGAAAAACACTATACCCATGAAAAAGATGAGCAGAATTGTTGCTTTGTCCTTCTCTCTATCGTCCGTAATATCCCTGAAATTCCACCTTAGTTTTTTGCCATTTGCTGGTAAAGAACTCAATATATCATTGATAGTTCGCCAAGACGGATAGAGTACTGAAATTGAAATGGCGATTAAGGCTACCGCTGCAGCGAAAATCCCTTGAGATTCGGTTAAAATTGAGGAGCTCATTTGTCGCAAACCCTCCATATAAGAAGCCTATCTGAGTCAAATGGAATACGTATAAGGTAGTAATACCTTAGTGCTGAGAAATGGATTTGTCAACCTGGTCCAGTTGAAGTAAGCTGTCTTCGTCATGCTGGGGGGCAAGAACTGGCAGTAAGCTCAAGATATGACCATCATACCATAGAGGAATGCAGTTATCAGGCAGGCATATAGCCCCCGGCACTCTCTCCCTATGCCAAAAAAATTATAGGCTGTGACCTAACCGGCATTGTTCTATACATGGAGACAATAATGCAGTTACATAATGACTTTCTGTCACCATCATGCCAATTGGCATGAGATAGTATGATGGGGTAACAAAAGCTTGGAGTGTGTTGTCTGGCGAGTCCTGAGCAGTGCTTGACGAACGAATGCATCCAATATATCTTGTCATTAAGGTCAAGAGGGGGACGATATCAACTCGTAGTGAGTTGATATGGAGAATGCAGGAAAGAGTTTTCTGGCCTATTTTGATTTGACCTCGCGGAACTGAATTGGAGAGTGAATATGAATAAGGAGAAGGGACCGATTGCAGTCGTAATTTCTGCTACAAATGAAAGACAGGCCACATTAGAGGGTGCTAAAGAAGCCCGAGAACTATCTATGGCCAAAGTCGCCGCCTCTCAGGATATTGTGAGCCCAGGACGGTATGCAGATGCGCTTAAGAAAATTAGTATCGGAATGATGGTGCTGTTTCATCAAGGAGGAGCTCCATCTAAGTTTGACGGAATAATTACCAATGTAGGTTGTATCATTGCAGGTGGTTATGCAGCAGGGATAGCACTCTTGAACAACACCAACCCGTCTCCTGATACACATTTGTTGGCAATAACTAGGCGCATTTTTTCTGACAAGGAATTACAAGGATTTCTTTGGTTTTCAGACGTGAGATTAGTACCTAATCCCGAACTAACAAAGTTCCTTCTAGGTAGGCCACCCAAGCGTAACGAAAACTACATAGTGGTACATCCTGATCAATATGGCTACAACAAATTACTTGAACAATGGAAAAGCGCTTGCCAATATTAGGGGGATTACTCCGTGTAAACATAACAATAGCTTATTTCGTGAAAAGAGAATAATCTAGCGATGTGTTATTCTGTCAGCTTTGAATAAGCTATAATGTCAACGTGAATATTAAACAAGCGACCACTCACCAAGAGCAAGAAGAATTGGATCAGCTTCTATGGGATGTCCTATGGAAACCTCTTAACTTCAATCGGAACATTCGTCAATCATTTAAACTAGACTGACGTTCCCCCCAAAAACAGTAGCATTCTGAATTAGAGTCCTCAGCTATAATAAAGCAACAGAGGAGGACTCAATTGAAAGCAAAGCGGTACAGCGAAGAGCAGATCATAGCGGTTCTCAAAGAAGGAGAAGCCGGCGCCAAGGTCTCTGATCTATGTCGTAAGTATGGGATGAGCGATGCCACATACTACAACTGGAAGGCAAAATACGCTGGGATGACAGTCAGCGACCTGAGACGGCTAAAGGCTTTGGAAGCCGAGAACCGGCGGCTCAAGCAGATCGTGGCTGAGCAGGCCCTGGACAACCGGGCACTGAAGGAATTACTGTCAAAAAACTTTTAAAGCCCAAGGCCAAACGTCTAGCGGTTACCCATGTCAAGGAGAGTCTTGGGCTGAGTGAAAGGAAAGCCTGCCTGCTGGTCAATATTTCGGCTTCGGTCTATCATTACAAACCGCAATCGGAGGATGATACCGCCTTGCGCCAGCGCTTGCGGGAGATAGCAGGACAGAGAAAACGATTTGGCAGTCCCCGTCTCCACATCATGCTCAAGAGGGAGGGGCTGGTAGTCAATCACAAGCGTACGGAAAGGATATATCGGGAGGAAGGGTTGGCACTCAGGAGGAAGCGGCGAAGGAAAGGTGCTGCCGGATTGAGAGTAGCGATGTCGTCACCAGATAAGACAAACCAATGTTGGTCCATGGATTTCGTTACCGATAGCATCATAACCGGGCGGCGTTTTCGCGCCTTGGCTATTATCGATGACTATTCGCGGGAATGCCCGGCTATTGAGGTAGATACTTCCCTGGGAGGACGCAGAGTGGTCGGTGTGCTGGAGAAACTGGTTGAGATCAGGGGATTGCCAGAGGTCATTACTATGGATAACGGTCCGGAGTTTACAGGAAAAGTATTGGACGAGTGGGCTTATCGCAAAGGCGTGAAGCTGAACTTCATTCGTCCCGGAAAACCAGTGGATAATGCCTTTGCTGAGAGCTTTAAGGCAGACTGCGTGACGAGTGTTTGAATGCCAACTGGTTTATGAATCTGAAACATGCCAGAGATGTCATCGAAGACTGGCGAAGGGATTACAATGAAGTCAGACCACACAGCTCGTTGAATGATATGACGCCTATGGAATATACTAAAACAACGGCGGGACTCTAAATAGCGGTGCTACTAATTGCGGGGTAAGGTCAAGACAAACCTCAAATAGAAATCATTGCTGTTGATAACAACGTTATTATTGGAGCACTTGTAGCTAACTGGTTATCTAAGAGTGAGATTGAAATCCGTCACATTGCAGTGAAAACGGAATTTCAGAAAAGGGCGGCCGGAAGGTATCTGGTTGAAGCATTATTCGAACTTATTAAAGATAAGAACTCAGTCACAGTTCAAACACATGCTCGAAGCACATCTGTTGGTTTCTTCTCAAAGTTAGGATTCACACCCGTCGGCGATCGTTTAGAGGTTGACGCTTTCATGCATCACGGTATCTGGCTTCAGCAAATGTCGGTCACGAAGTAAGATCGTTAATACAGAGTTACTGAACATTCGTCCGGTTTGTTTAGATTAGATAACGAAAACTAACATTTTTCAGCCACATGCCGTTTTGGTCAAAACATCAGATTCTATAATCGCTTCGCACAGTTTACCGGTTTACAAGTCACCAGCGCGTTAAGCTAGAATACTGGTCACGCCAACTCTGTAAGTGGTACAGCTATTAGGAGTAGATACACTGAGAGTATACTCTCTGGATAGGCCGAGTGTAACGTAGGACTTCATCGTAGATTTACAATAGAGGCATTGTGATGGTTTATCGTCTACAATATGACCGAGACGATATAATTCCTTTCCACATTCTCCACAATAAACGATTCTCTCTGCCATAATATGCCTCCAATAAATCCAAGGGAATACTTTCCAAAGTAATAAAATATAATGCAACATAAATATATATACTAGTGTATTAAATTTGTCAAGCCCATCGAGTTTTGTTAGAGGATGCCCATAAACTGGTAAATTGGATATTAGACACCATTTCGAAATGTTCGAACCTCTGCCACTTGGTATCTCCCAGTAGGATTTGAACACTAACTAAATTTTGTTGAGTCTATTGCTGCAGAAGAATTCATAAAGGAAAATGGATTCTTCTTCTCTGGAGAACCCCCTGCTGCATACGGTCTCCATTATTTATCCCGGAGGATTGCCTGAAATGAGCCTGAAATTATGGCTGATTCGGCTGTTCATATAGCTGCGGATATGGGATTTAGTCTAAATTAGTCAATTAGCCAAAAAAAGAATTCAGTCAAAAAGGAGTCTGGAAATTCAGCCAGAAATCGCCCCTATAATACCAGCCTAATATCGGTTGTGGCTGGCCCCTGATTTCAAGTATTATCAAAAATGCCAACCTCGCCGGGCCGGGAATCAAACTATCCTATTCTCCGAATGTTGTAACGAAACGAGATCCGCA
This window of the Dehalococcoidales bacterium genome carries:
- a CDS encoding SIR2 family protein, producing MGQSVKRASIDRVISLGSGLAAIPERLLLAHARGEVLFIAGAGISQPAGLPNFRGLVLKVYEQLDAAVYAVLSGIPSGTCNHDSVDTSCLTNQQASEVKRFANGDYDVVLGMLERRIDGQTNGKSRVRQTVASELRTPAVKPAPIHRALMRLADRGGAVTIVTTNFELLLENVAKKPLAIQTYALGGIPRPARSEDFNGVLHIHGALDRDPARTSDLIVTDQDFGEFYLRRRIVPDFIYDAARLFNLVLVGYSANDPPMRYLFNAVAADGVRFDDLKERFTFVGTSDPIEYEDWKGRGITPITYDPANGHSVLLDTLERWAAMSAINGKRSLVDAAVKRIAGTSRGAASDTDRDLFDHLIRRSDSNERVRLSALISKQKADLSWIDAIVAISTENDQEYH